The following are from one region of the Magallana gigas chromosome 4, xbMagGiga1.1, whole genome shotgun sequence genome:
- the LOC117683023 gene encoding tripartite motif-containing protein 2-like — MDPRLSAQDVVRCDQCKDNVVESYCDLCHVKLCKPCIGEHISDDNPNPDKHIIVSFQQRKSTLIFPICKTHSTETCKLQCMSCNIFICAKCSISEHKDHHIMDLEYIYNSKKANIELEKEEFENVISPTYEEIKKELESQIAGLDGEYEKLTKIMTKQGEEWHEEIDKAIKQMKYELNDIKVNHQDILNKHLKEIKEIESLIKENLGTLEDIQRESNIVSKVMVYKSRNKDFCKLLPKVHVVLPSFCPNPMEKGKVENLIGSINPLFSTIDENGYKLKKQRMPYRDLLDTPKLINTFNTGYKFLRSVSFYNKEEIWTCGQGNKIKCFNIYGNFINAIKTKSGEEPNDIAVTSDGCLLYSDWKSRTVNKVMNGEIEMLIKLRNWIPSNLCVTSSGDLLVGMYYDFKSQHKVVRYSGAVEKQTIKHDEDGKRLYSGKYKTKYITENRNLDICVADQAAGAVVVVNQAGKLRFRYTGHPSKENPFLPRGITTNSQSQIVIADVFNLCIHILDQDGQFLRYINIINEPVGLCVDHLDSLFVVDYKTGDLKIIKYLK; from the coding sequence ATGGATCCTCGTCTCAGTGCTCAGGACGTTGTACGCTGTGATCAATGTAAGGATAACGTTGTAGAGAGCTACTGTGACTTATGTCATGTCAAACTCTGTAAGCCATGTATAGGAGAACACATCTCAGATGATAACCCTAACCCTGACAAACATATAATAGTCTCGTTCCAGCAGCGAAAATCAACCCTGAtatttccaatttgtaaaaCACATTCGACAGAAACATGCAAACTGCAATGCATGTCTTGTAACATCTTTATTTGCGCCAAATGCTCTATATCAGAACACAAAGATCATCATATCATGGACCTTGAATACATATATAATTCAAAGAAAGCAAACATTGAATTGGAAAAGgaagaatttgaaaatgttatttctcCTACCTACGAAGAAATTAAGAAAGAGTTAGAAAGTCAGATTGCCGGCTTAGACGGAGAGTATGAAAAGCTTacaaaaataatgacaaaacaAGGAGAGGAATGGCATGAAGAAATTGATAAAGCTATCAAACAAATGAAGTACGAATTAAACGATATAAAAGTAAATCACCAGGACATCTTGAATAAGCATTTAAAAGAGATCAAAGAAATAGAATCACTGATAAAAGAAAACCTAGGTACTTTGGAGGACATACAGCGGGAATCTAATATAGTATCTAAAGTTATGGTGTACAAATCTAGAAACAAAGATTTTTGTAAACTTCTTCCAAAAGTACACGTCGTGTTGCCTTCATTTTGTCCAAATCCAATGGAAAAGGGAAAGGTTGAAAACTTGATTGGATCCATCAATCCTCTATTTTCTACTATAGATGAAAATGGCtataaattaaagaaacaaaGAATGCCATACAGAGATCTGCTGGATACACCCAAACTCATTAACACGTTTAACACTGGGTATAAATTTCTTAGAAGTGTTTCCTTTTACAACAAGGAAGAAATATGGACGTGTGGTCAAGGtaataagataaaatgtttCAACATTTATGGGAATTTTATCAATGCAATTAAAACGAAGTCTGGAGAAGAACCAAATGATATAGCAGTAACCAGTGATGGTTGTTTACTGTATAGTGACTGGAAATCAAGGACTGTAAATAAAGTGATGAATGGGGAGATAGAGATGCTAATCAAGCTACGGAATTGGATACCTTCCAATCTGTGCGTCACTTCCTCTGGAGATCTTCTGGTAGGGATGTATTATGATTTCAAATCTCAACACAAAGTTGTGCGATACTCCGGTGCAGTTGAGAAACAAACGATTAAACATGATGAGGATGGCAAACGTCTGTACTCGGGGAAATATAAGACTAAATACATCACAGAAAACAGAAATTTAGATATATGCGTGGCTGACCAAGCAGCCGGTGCAGTGGTAGTTGTAAATCAGGCCGGAAAACTCCGATTTCGTTACACCGGTCACCCATCTAAGGAGAATCCTTTTCTTCCTCGTGGCATCACAACAAACAGTCAGAGTCAGATTGTAATAGCTGACGTTTTCAATCTATGTATCCATattctggatcaggacggacagttcttACGTTACATCAATATAATTAATGAACCTGTTGGCCTGTGTGTAGATCATCTTGACAGCTTGTTTGTTGTTGATTACAAGACTGGGGATCTTAAGATCATCAAATATCTCAAGTAA